One region of Camelina sativa cultivar DH55 chromosome 6, Cs, whole genome shotgun sequence genomic DNA includes:
- the LOC104699037 gene encoding uncharacterized protein LOC104699037: FHPKFSTKLPKKPAIDRKTFPPPHTPSPGVVRRLHAPPSSSSSLLKQHSWSPDLIREEAWSKRQDVSRRHRYLRRGKSLTDEDLDELKASFELGFGFGSPEIADQRLSDTLPALELYFAVQKSYNDAVSNKSTTSSSSLSSDGDTSPHSSVYRNSDDPQTVKTKLKQWARVVACTVNQSLPR; the protein is encoded by the exons TTTCACCCAAAATTTTCGactaaattaccaaaaaaaccagCCATTGATCGTAAAACCTTTCCTCCACCGCACACCCCCTCGCCGGGGGTAGTGCGTCGTCTCCACGcgcctccttcttcttcttcttctctcttgaaACAGCACTCGTGGTCTCCGGATCTGATCCGCGAAGAAGCTTGGTCAAAACGCCAAGATGTCTCCCGTCGCCACCGTTACCTCCGCCGGGGAAAGAGCTTGACCGACGAAGATCTCGACGAGCTCAAAGCGAGTTTCGAACTcggattcgggttcggatcTCCGGAGATCGCGGATCAGAGACTTTCTGACACGCTTCCCGCGCTGGAACTCTACTTCGCCGTTCAAAAAAGCTACAACGACGCCGTTTCTAACAAATCCACTACGTCGTCTTCTTCACTCTCCTCCGACGGCGATACCAGTCCTCACAGCTCCGTATACCGAAACA GCGATGATCCGCAAACGGTGAAGACGAAGCTGAAGCAGTGGGCGAGAGTGGTGGCGTGCACAGTGAACCAATCGCTTCCGAGATGA
- the LOC104791260 gene encoding probable calcium-binding protein CML20: MSSLYRGVSRKEKPRRHHGLTTQKRQEIKEAFELFDTDGSGTIDAKELNVAMRALGFEMTEEQINKMIADVDKDGSGAIDFDEFVHMMTAKIGERDTKEELTKAFQIIDLDKNGKISVDDIKRMAKDLGENFTDAEIREMVEEADRDHDGEVNMDEFMRMMRRTTYGGN, encoded by the exons ATG TCGAGTTTGTACAGAGGTGTTTCGAGGAAAGAGAAACCGAGACGTCATCATGGGTTGACAACGCAGAAGAGGCAAGAGATTAAGGAAGCTTTTGAGCTGTTTGACACTGATGGGTCTGGCACCATTGATGCTAAAGAGCTTAATGTTGCTATGAG GGCGCTTGGTTTTGAAATGACGGAAgag CAAATCAACAAAATGATAGCTGATGTGGACAAAGATGGAAGTGGAGCCattgattttgatgagtttgttcaTATGATGACTGCTAAGATTGGTGAAAGAGACACAAAAGAAGAGCTCACCAAAGCATTCCAGATCATTGATCTTgacaaaaat GGGAAGATATCTGTTGATGATATTAAACGCATGGCAAAGGACTTGGGTGAGAATTTCACTGATGCTGAGATCAGAGAAATGGTTGAAGAAGCAGATCGAGACC ATGATGGTGAAGTTAACATGGATGAGTTCATGAGGAtgatgagaagaacaacttatGGTGGTAACTAG